A single genomic interval of Pseudostreptobacillus hongkongensis harbors:
- the ileS gene encoding isoleucine--tRNA ligase, whose amino-acid sequence MEENKLDYASTLNLPKTSFKMKANLAQKEPLTIREWTKKNIYEKSLDSDKPVFFLHDGPPYANGDLHIGHAINKILKDIILKYKRLQGFNAPYIPGWDTHGLPIEWKMIQDLGEKAKTMTPLELREACRKYALKSVENQKKDFVRMGILGDWNNPYITLNKEFEAEELRVFRDIYENGYVYKGLKPVYWSPTTETALAEAEIEYKDVDSDSIYVKMALTDESNKKLGLYNTFLVIWTTTPWTIPANLAICLNEEFVYGVYKTEKGNLILAKELADKAFADMGVFEYELIKEFIGKDLEYIKYTHPLYFRESIVILGDHVTLDAGTGCVHTAPGHGADDFIAAQKYNIGILSPVDNKGHMTSEAPGYEGLFYKKANKAIMEDLTNKGNLLSTRVIRHSYPHDWRSKKPVIFRATEQWFIKVDGEVRENALKKLLDVEFVPTWGRNRITSMMENRPDWTISRQRVWGVPIPIFYNEKTNEVIYEHEIMERVIDLVSKEGTNIWWKYSAREIIGEELINKFNLKDIEIRKEQSILDVWFDSGVSHRSVVVERGYQRPVDLYLEGSDQHRGWFQSSLLTSVASTFDAPYKKILTHGFVMDGQGRKMSKSIGNTIGPKDIIDVHGADILRLWAASVDYREDVRLSDNIIQQMSDSYRKIRNTIRYLLGNIHDFNRNSDKVEYKDMLEIDKWALHRLEKLKETTKKHYENYEFYSLLQEILYFCSVDMSSFYLDIIKDRLYCEYKTSVERRSAQTVLSEMLDVLVRVISPILSFTAEEIWERLDYENKEESVHLASWIQEKPEYVNEELASKWSKLYELRKEVNKKIESERQNGLIGLSLDARVLINISNSNYEFVKGYSEWDISDIFLVSQVEFTDASDLEDTDIEGIKVKVVKALGKKCERCWKYSLEIGQDSEFPDVTLRDAKVLRMIKENN is encoded by the coding sequence ATGGAAGAAAATAAATTAGATTATGCGTCAACACTTAATTTACCAAAAACAAGTTTTAAGATGAAAGCAAATCTTGCTCAAAAAGAGCCGTTAACTATAAGAGAATGGACTAAAAAGAATATTTATGAAAAAAGTTTAGATTCAGATAAACCAGTATTTTTCTTACATGATGGACCGCCTTATGCAAATGGTGATCTACATATAGGGCATGCGATAAATAAGATACTTAAAGATATAATATTAAAATATAAGAGGTTACAAGGATTTAACGCTCCATATATACCAGGATGGGATACTCATGGATTACCTATAGAATGGAAAATGATACAAGATTTAGGTGAAAAAGCTAAGACTATGACACCTCTTGAACTAAGAGAAGCTTGTAGAAAATATGCTTTAAAATCTGTTGAAAATCAGAAAAAAGATTTTGTTCGTATGGGAATATTAGGAGATTGGAATAATCCATATATTACTTTAAATAAAGAATTTGAAGCTGAAGAATTAAGAGTGTTTAGAGATATTTATGAAAATGGATATGTGTATAAAGGATTAAAACCAGTTTATTGGTCACCAACTACAGAAACTGCTCTTGCTGAAGCTGAAATAGAATATAAAGATGTAGATTCTGATTCTATATATGTAAAAATGGCATTAACTGATGAAAGTAATAAAAAATTAGGACTATATAATACTTTCTTAGTTATATGGACTACTACTCCATGGACTATACCTGCAAACCTTGCTATATGTTTAAATGAAGAGTTTGTATATGGAGTATATAAAACAGAAAAAGGTAATTTAATACTTGCAAAAGAGTTAGCAGATAAAGCATTTGCTGATATGGGAGTATTTGAATACGAATTGATAAAAGAATTTATAGGTAAAGATTTAGAATACATAAAATACACACATCCTTTATACTTTAGAGAATCTATAGTAATATTAGGAGATCATGTTACTCTTGATGCAGGTACAGGATGTGTACATACTGCACCAGGACACGGAGCAGATGACTTTATAGCTGCACAGAAATATAATATAGGAATATTATCTCCAGTTGATAATAAAGGACATATGACAAGTGAAGCTCCTGGTTATGAAGGATTATTCTATAAAAAAGCTAATAAAGCAATAATGGAAGATTTAACTAATAAAGGAAACCTGCTTTCAACTAGGGTTATAAGACACTCATATCCACATGATTGGAGAAGTAAAAAACCTGTAATATTCAGAGCAACTGAACAATGGTTTATAAAAGTTGATGGTGAAGTTAGAGAAAATGCTTTAAAGAAACTACTAGATGTTGAATTTGTTCCAACTTGGGGAAGAAATAGAATAACATCTATGATGGAAAATAGACCAGATTGGACTATATCAAGACAAAGAGTTTGGGGAGTCCCTATCCCTATATTCTACAATGAAAAGACTAATGAAGTAATATATGAACATGAAATAATGGAAAGAGTTATAGATTTAGTTTCAAAAGAAGGTACTAATATATGGTGGAAATATTCTGCACGTGAAATAATAGGTGAGGAATTAATTAATAAATTCAATCTTAAAGATATAGAAATAAGAAAAGAACAAAGTATATTAGATGTATGGTTTGATTCAGGAGTTTCTCATAGATCAGTAGTCGTTGAAAGAGGATATCAAAGACCTGTTGATCTATACTTAGAAGGATCAGATCAACATAGAGGGTGGTTCCAATCATCATTACTTACATCTGTTGCTTCAACATTTGATGCACCATACAAAAAAATCTTAACTCATGGATTTGTTATGGATGGACAAGGAAGAAAAATGTCTAAGTCTATAGGAAATACTATAGGGCCTAAAGATATAATAGATGTACATGGAGCAGATATATTAAGATTATGGGCAGCTTCAGTTGATTATAGAGAAGATGTAAGACTTTCTGATAATATAATTCAACAAATGAGTGATTCATATAGAAAGATAAGAAATACTATAAGATATCTATTAGGAAATATACATGACTTTAATAGAAATTCAGATAAAGTAGAATATAAGGATATGTTAGAAATAGATAAATGGGCACTTCATAGACTTGAAAAATTAAAAGAAACTACTAAAAAACATTATGAAAACTATGAATTTTATTCATTGTTACAAGAAATCTTATACTTCTGTTCAGTAGATATGTCATCATTTTATTTAGATATAATAAAAGATAGACTATATTGCGAATATAAAACATCTGTTGAAAGAAGATCAGCTCAAACAGTACTTAGTGAAATGTTAGATGTATTAGTAAGAGTAATTTCGCCAATATTATCATTTACAGCTGAGGAAATTTGGGAAAGATTAGATTATGAAAATAAAGAAGAAAGTGTTCATTTAGCTTCTTGGATACAAGAAAAACCTGAATATGTAAATGAAGAATTAGCTTCAAAATGGTCTAAACTTTATGAATTAAGAAAAGAAGTTAATAAGAAAATAGAAAGTGAAAGACAAAATGGATTAATTGGTTTATCACTTGATGCAAGAGTATTAATAAATATATCAAATAGCAATTATGAATTTGTTAAAGGATATAGTGAATGGGATATATCAGATATATTCTTAGTATCTCAAGTAGAATTTACAGATGCTAGTGATCTTGAAGATACTGATATTGAAGGAATAAAAGTTAAAGTAGTTAAAGCTTTAGGTAAAAAATGTGAAAGATGTTGGAAATATAGCTTAGAAATTGGACAAGATTCAGAATTTCCAGATGTAACATTAAGAGATGCAAAAGTATTAAGAATGATTAAGGAGAATAATTAA